The Streptomyces camelliae genome window below encodes:
- a CDS encoding GAF domain-containing protein — translation MNVARLAAVDVAQAARVLSEVREATLAGHRARIAPRPVIEQSWGRMLRSGVDPDHDFRSGLLPSDEIRRRREESPLRHVLSVLRDGLLSVADIAQHIMVVADADGRVLWREGATQVLRKADGLGFELGADWREDVVGTNGVGTPAVVRRPVQVFAGEHFVRSHVSWTCTGAPITDPRDGRLIGVVDVSGPLETMHPATLAWVDAVAKLAEARLRELHLDSLERLRSVAAPVLARLEGQALVVDRDGWSAAVSGMPYVRRVALPKSLSPGLRWLPSLGSCAVEPLAGGWLLRAAQEPPATAARIVLDLAKAGRSTLTVTGSAGAWSRELSPRHAELIFLLAEHRAGRSAAALAGDLFGDSSRTVTVRAEMSRIRRYLGELLQHRPYRFCEDVEIDVLLPDDPRDLLPSSTAPAIARRRTAPEGTGSPVL, via the coding sequence TGATCGAGCAGTCCTGGGGGCGCATGCTGCGCAGCGGCGTGGACCCGGACCACGACTTCCGGTCGGGGCTGCTGCCGTCGGACGAGATCCGGCGCCGACGTGAGGAGTCACCGCTGCGGCACGTCCTGTCGGTGCTGCGCGACGGTCTGCTCTCGGTCGCGGACATCGCCCAGCACATCATGGTCGTCGCGGACGCCGACGGCCGCGTGCTGTGGCGGGAGGGGGCCACGCAGGTGCTGCGCAAGGCCGACGGTCTCGGCTTCGAACTCGGCGCGGACTGGCGGGAAGACGTCGTCGGCACCAACGGGGTGGGCACCCCGGCGGTCGTACGGCGGCCCGTGCAGGTGTTCGCCGGCGAGCACTTCGTCCGCTCGCACGTCTCCTGGACCTGTACGGGTGCGCCGATCACCGATCCCAGGGACGGCCGGCTGATCGGTGTGGTGGATGTCAGCGGCCCGCTGGAGACGATGCATCCGGCGACGCTGGCCTGGGTGGACGCGGTGGCGAAGCTGGCGGAGGCACGGCTGCGGGAGCTGCATCTGGACTCGCTGGAGCGGCTGCGGTCGGTGGCGGCGCCGGTGCTGGCCCGGCTGGAGGGACAGGCGCTGGTGGTGGACCGGGACGGCTGGTCGGCGGCGGTGTCGGGGATGCCGTACGTACGGCGCGTCGCGCTGCCCAAGTCGCTGTCGCCGGGCCTGCGGTGGCTGCCGTCGCTGGGTTCGTGCGCGGTGGAGCCGCTGGCCGGTGGCTGGTTGCTGCGGGCGGCGCAGGAACCGCCGGCCACGGCCGCGCGGATCGTGCTGGATCTGGCGAAGGCGGGGCGCAGCACGCTGACGGTGACCGGGTCCGCGGGTGCCTGGTCGCGTGAACTCAGTCCCCGGCACGCCGAGTTGATCTTTCTGCTCGCCGAGCACCGCGCCGGCCGGAGCGCGGCGGCGCTCGCCGGGGATCTGTTCGGGGATTCTTCACGCACGGTGACGGTACGGGCCGAGATGTCGCGGATCCGGCGGTACCTCGGGGAACTCCTCCAGCATCGGCCGTATCGTTTCTGCGAGGACGTGGAGATCGACGTCCTGCTCCCCGACGACCCGCGTGACCTGCTGCCTTCTTCTACGGCGCCGGCGATCGCCCGCCGCCGGACGGCTCCGGAGGGCACCGGGTCCCCCGTTCTCTGA
- a CDS encoding putative leader peptide — MSGTGIALVSRRHVDLGRMSSAICPAS, encoded by the coding sequence ATGTCTGGAACTGGAATTGCCTTGGTGAGTCGGCGGCACGTCGACCTCGGCCGCATGTCCAGCGCCATCTGTCCGGCGAGCTGA
- a CDS encoding GNAT family N-acetyltransferase: MSSVPVTTWSLEQTSPVDLLPAAAPEGDVRIVRAEVPSPELSRFLYASVGGDLRWTDRLGWTYARWQEYLTRPGVETWVAYDRGTPAGYVELEAQDEGVVEIVYFGLLPAFRGRRIGGHLLSYGTARAWDLAERWPGRAPTKRVWLHTCSKDGEFAMDNYQRRGFRLFDTKVELEREVAAPGPWPGAYPA; encoded by the coding sequence ATGAGCAGCGTCCCCGTCACCACCTGGTCCCTGGAGCAGACCTCCCCGGTCGACCTTCTGCCCGCCGCCGCACCCGAGGGCGATGTACGGATCGTCCGCGCCGAGGTCCCCTCCCCCGAGCTCAGCCGCTTCCTGTACGCGTCGGTCGGCGGCGACCTCCGCTGGACCGACCGGCTGGGCTGGACGTACGCCCGGTGGCAGGAGTACCTGACGCGGCCGGGCGTGGAGACCTGGGTGGCCTACGACCGGGGCACGCCGGCCGGCTATGTGGAGCTGGAGGCGCAGGACGAGGGCGTGGTGGAGATCGTCTACTTCGGACTGCTCCCCGCCTTCCGCGGCCGGCGGATCGGCGGCCATCTGCTGTCGTACGGCACGGCCCGCGCCTGGGACCTGGCCGAGCGGTGGCCGGGGCGGGCGCCGACGAAGCGGGTGTGGCTGCACACGTGCAGCAAGGACGGCGAGTTCGCGATGGACAACTACCAGCGGCGCGGCTTCCGGCTGTTCGACACCAAGGTCGAGCTGGAGCGGGAGGTCGCGGCGCCGGGACCGTGGCCGGGGGCGTACCCCGCCTGA
- a CDS encoding nitrite/sulfite reductase, with translation MAASPQNPAASAPRRKVSRHRGEGQWAAGHFTPLNGNEQVKKDDDGLNVRTRIETIYSKRGFDSIDPSDLRGRMRWWGLYTQRKPGIDGGKTAVLEPEELDDSYFMLRVRIDGGALTTAQLRVIGEISQEFARGTADITDRQNIQYHWIRIEDMPEIWERLEGVGLSTVTACGDTPRVMIGSPVAGIAEDEVIDATPALEEMKRRVLNNKAYSNLPRKFKTAISGSPLLDVVHEINDIAFVGVRHPEHGPGFDVWVGGGLSTNPKLGVRLGAWVSIDEVPDVYEGVISIFRDYGYRRLRNRARLKFLVADWGAEKFRQVLEDEYLGRTLTDGPAPEQPVQQWRDHIGVHRQKDGRFYVGFAPRVGRVDGATLTKIADLAEAHGSGRVRTTVEQKMIVLDVEQDKVDSLVDGLEALDLTARPSSFRRGTMACTGIEFCKLAIVETKQRGAQLIDELERRLPDFDEPITINLNGCPNACARIQVADIGLKGQLVLNDQGEQVEGYQVHLGGALGLEAGFGRKVRGLKVTAEELPDYVERVLKRFRAERADGERFATWAARASEEALS, from the coding sequence ATGGCCGCCAGCCCACAGAACCCCGCCGCCTCAGCGCCCCGCCGCAAGGTGAGTCGTCACCGCGGTGAGGGTCAGTGGGCCGCGGGGCACTTCACCCCGCTCAACGGCAACGAGCAGGTCAAGAAGGACGATGACGGTCTCAATGTGCGGACGCGCATTGAGACGATCTACTCCAAGCGCGGTTTCGACTCCATCGACCCGAGCGACCTGCGCGGCCGTATGCGCTGGTGGGGCCTCTACACCCAGCGCAAGCCCGGGATCGACGGCGGCAAGACCGCGGTCCTGGAGCCGGAGGAGCTGGACGACAGCTACTTCATGCTGCGCGTGCGCATCGACGGCGGTGCGCTCACCACGGCGCAGCTGCGGGTGATCGGCGAGATCTCGCAGGAGTTCGCGCGCGGCACCGCGGACATCACCGACCGGCAGAACATCCAGTACCACTGGATCCGGATCGAGGACATGCCCGAGATCTGGGAGCGGCTGGAGGGCGTCGGCCTCTCCACGGTCACCGCCTGCGGTGACACCCCTCGTGTGATGATCGGCTCCCCGGTGGCGGGCATCGCCGAGGACGAGGTCATCGACGCCACCCCGGCGCTGGAGGAGATGAAGCGCCGGGTCCTGAACAACAAGGCGTACTCGAACCTCCCCCGCAAGTTCAAGACCGCGATCTCGGGCTCGCCGCTGCTGGACGTGGTGCACGAGATCAACGACATCGCGTTCGTCGGCGTACGGCACCCCGAGCACGGCCCCGGCTTCGACGTGTGGGTCGGCGGCGGGCTGTCCACCAACCCCAAGCTCGGTGTGCGGCTCGGTGCCTGGGTGTCGATCGACGAGGTTCCGGACGTCTACGAGGGCGTCATCTCGATCTTCCGTGACTACGGTTACCGCCGGCTGCGCAACCGCGCCCGCCTGAAGTTCCTCGTCGCCGACTGGGGCGCGGAGAAGTTCCGGCAGGTGCTGGAGGACGAGTACCTGGGGCGCACGCTGACCGACGGGCCCGCGCCCGAGCAGCCCGTGCAGCAGTGGCGCGACCACATCGGTGTGCACCGGCAGAAGGACGGCAGGTTCTACGTCGGTTTCGCGCCGCGGGTCGGCCGCGTCGACGGCGCCACGCTCACGAAGATCGCCGATCTGGCGGAGGCGCACGGCTCCGGGCGGGTCCGGACCACCGTCGAGCAGAAGATGATCGTCCTCGACGTCGAGCAGGACAAGGTGGACTCGCTGGTCGACGGCCTGGAGGCGCTGGACCTCACCGCCCGGCCGTCCTCCTTCCGGCGCGGCACCATGGCGTGCACCGGCATCGAGTTCTGCAAGCTCGCCATCGTCGAGACCAAGCAGCGCGGCGCGCAGCTCATCGACGAACTGGAGCGCCGTCTGCCGGACTTCGACGAGCCGATCACGATCAATCTCAACGGCTGCCCGAACGCCTGCGCCCGTATCCAGGTCGCGGACATCGGTCTCAAGGGCCAGCTGGTCCTGAACGACCAGGGCGAGCAGGTCGAGGGTTACCAGGTGCACCTCGGCGGCGCGCTCGGTCTGGAGGCGGGCTTCGGCCGCAAGGTGCGCGGTCTGAAGGTCACCGCGGAGGAACTGCCCGACTACGTCGAGCGGGTGCTGAAGCGGTTCCGGGCGGAGCGCGCGGACGGTGAGCGGTTCGCCACCTGGGCCGCGCGGGCTTCCGAGGAGGCCCTGTCGTGA